In Scatophagus argus isolate fScaArg1 chromosome 5, fScaArg1.pri, whole genome shotgun sequence, a genomic segment contains:
- the clrn1 gene encoding clarin-1 — translation MPSRQKQLIFSISGLFGFSCALTAAVATGLPFWLSGTVLCRTGAELVNASGPELDKFLGGLSYGLFHGQRVKQCGLGGRPSRFSFFPDLLSAIPAGLHVTVIFFCGVVILFSSVATGFFFFNAFGRPYETLQGPMGLYLWTFICCLCSCLVMILFASEVKLRHLSDRIANFNEVNFVFQTYSECYDRCFWLFFLIFLLHGLNFLLIRLAGIRFPFQETKESDLSGGAADLMY, via the exons ATGCCGAGCCGACAGAAGCAGCTCATCTTCTCCATCTCCGGCCTCTTCGGCTTCTCCTGCGCCCTGACGGCCGCGGTGGCCACCGGCCTGCCCTTCTGGCTCAGCGGGACCGTGCTGTGCCGGACCGGGGCCGAGCTGGTCAACGCGTCTGGACCGGAACTGGACAAGTTCCTGGGAGGCCTGAGCTACGGGCTCTTCCACGGCCAGCGGGTGAAGCAGTGCGGACTGGGAGGGAGGCCGTCCCGGTTCTCAT TCTTCCCAGACCTGCTGAGCGCCATCCCAGCGGGCCTCCATGTCACCGTcatcttcttctgtggtgtggTGATCCTCTTCTCCTCGGTGGCCAcgggcttcttcttcttcaacgCCTTCGGCAGACCGTACGAGACGCTGCAGGGCCCCATGGGACTTTACCTGTGGACCTTCATCTGCT GTCTGTGTAGCTGTCTGGTGATGATTCTGTTTGCGTCCGAGGTGAAGCTCCGCCATCTGTCCGATCGGATCGCCAACTTCAACGAGGTGAATTTCGTCTTCCAGACGTACAGCGAGTGCTACGACCGCTGCTTCTggctcttcttcctcatcttcctcctccacgGACTCAACTTCCTGCTGATCCGACTGGCAGGAATACGGTTTCCCTTCCAGGAAACCAAAGAGTCCGACCTGAGTGGGGGTGCGGCAGACCTCATGTACTGA